The following are encoded together in the Coriobacteriia bacterium genome:
- a CDS encoding acetoin utilization protein AcuC, with protein sequence MGDVMLVYDPAMASYDLGPWHPLRPERFTLAVSLMRALGLLAEDGAPSSSAALAAGSGARARVVAPAPAEETDLLRVHDARYVEAVKRASADPGGFVPAMGLGSGDNPVSAGMHEAAALICGGAIAGLRAVLSGQTTRSFNVAGGLHHAHRSRAAGFCVYNDPAVAIAAALETDPGLRLAYVDVDAHHGDGVQEAFYAEPRVLTASVHESGAHLFPGTGFADETGAGAGAGTALNVPMPPLATDACYELAMRDAVEPAVRSFSPDAIVAQLGADSHHADPLTTLGLTLPGYRSVVRRVVALADELCGGRLAASGGGGYGAYSVVPRAWACALGELLGVEPAEELPAAWREEARAAAGGRDPGGRLTDDDLLELAPGREALLLEQAAASVARVRRVSPLLA encoded by the coding sequence ATGGGCGACGTCATGCTCGTGTACGATCCCGCGATGGCCTCCTACGACCTGGGGCCCTGGCACCCGCTGCGGCCCGAGCGCTTCACGCTGGCCGTCTCGCTGATGCGCGCGCTGGGCCTGCTGGCCGAGGACGGAGCCCCGTCCTCGTCTGCTGCCCTCGCGGCGGGCTCCGGGGCGCGCGCTCGCGTCGTCGCGCCGGCGCCCGCGGAGGAGACCGATCTCCTGCGAGTGCACGACGCGCGCTACGTGGAGGCCGTGAAGCGCGCCTCGGCCGACCCGGGGGGCTTCGTGCCGGCGATGGGGCTGGGAAGCGGCGACAACCCCGTGAGCGCCGGGATGCACGAGGCCGCCGCGCTCATCTGCGGCGGGGCGATCGCGGGCCTGCGAGCCGTCCTGTCCGGCCAGACGACCCGCTCCTTCAACGTGGCCGGCGGCCTGCACCACGCGCACCGCTCTCGCGCCGCCGGCTTCTGCGTCTACAACGACCCCGCCGTCGCTATCGCGGCGGCCCTGGAGACGGACCCCGGGCTTCGTCTCGCATACGTCGACGTCGACGCCCACCACGGGGACGGCGTCCAGGAGGCCTTCTACGCCGAGCCCCGCGTGCTGACGGCCTCCGTTCACGAGAGCGGCGCCCACCTCTTCCCCGGCACCGGCTTCGCCGACGAGACCGGCGCCGGGGCAGGCGCGGGGACCGCGCTCAACGTCCCGATGCCGCCTCTCGCCACGGACGCGTGCTACGAGCTCGCGATGCGCGACGCCGTCGAGCCGGCGGTGCGCTCGTTCTCGCCCGACGCGATCGTCGCCCAGCTCGGCGCGGACTCGCACCACGCCGACCCGCTGACCACCTTGGGCCTCACCCTGCCCGGGTACCGCTCGGTGGTGCGGCGCGTCGTCGCGTTGGCCGACGAGCTGTGCGGGGGCCGCCTGGCGGCCTCGGGCGGCGGAGGCTACGGGGCGTACTCCGTGGTGCCGCGCGCTTGGGCGTGCGCTCTGGGCGAGCTGCTCGGCGTGGAGCCGGCCGAGGAGCTGCCGGCGGCTTGGCGCGAGGAGGCGCGTGCCGCGGCGGGCGGGCGCGACCCCGGCGGGCGGCTGACCGACGACGACCTCCTCGAGCTCGCGCCCGGACGAGAGGCGCTGCTGCTCGAGCAGGCGGCCGCCTCGGTCGCGCGCGTGCGCCGGGTCTCGCCGCTGCTCGCGTAG
- a CDS encoding YihY/virulence factor BrkB family protein: MDRLKRITAGLSRRPEVRLSASALRQWRRHGAPRIAAAMAYYALMSMAPLMLVVVAVAGTVFEREAVRGEILRQAQRLLQPDALPAVEGILDSATRARPGAGTTLIAVGISLLGAAGVFVQLQAALNHIWAAPPPEGFLQTLWRRSLSFLMVAVAVVLLGAAALSNAALATLVELLPSMVVSPLLMQSAGFALSFLLVAAMFALVYKVLPDVDVSWRDALLGALVTAALFSLANLALGAYFSRTAIASAYGAAGSVAVLLLWAYLVGQVVLLGAEFTHVWACTHGSLRDAARSAATGCAERD, encoded by the coding sequence GTGGACCGCCTGAAGCGCATAACGGCCGGCCTCTCGCGGAGGCCGGAGGTGCGGCTGTCGGCCTCGGCGCTGCGGCAGTGGCGCCGTCACGGCGCGCCGAGGATCGCCGCCGCGATGGCGTACTACGCCCTGATGTCGATGGCGCCGCTGATGCTGGTCGTCGTGGCCGTCGCGGGGACCGTGTTCGAACGAGAGGCGGTCCGGGGCGAGATCCTGCGGCAGGCGCAACGCTTGCTCCAGCCCGACGCCCTGCCCGCCGTGGAGGGGATCCTGGACTCCGCGACGCGGGCGCGGCCCGGAGCGGGCACGACGCTGATCGCGGTGGGCATCTCGCTCCTCGGGGCGGCGGGCGTGTTCGTGCAGCTCCAGGCGGCGCTCAACCACATCTGGGCCGCGCCGCCCCCGGAGGGGTTCCTGCAGACGCTGTGGCGGCGGTCCCTGTCGTTCCTCATGGTCGCCGTCGCCGTCGTGCTGCTCGGGGCGGCGGCGCTGTCCAACGCGGCGCTCGCCACGCTGGTCGAGCTCCTGCCCTCGATGGTGGTCTCGCCGCTGCTGATGCAGTCCGCCGGCTTCGCCCTCTCGTTCCTGCTGGTCGCCGCGATGTTCGCCCTGGTCTACAAGGTCCTGCCCGACGTGGACGTGTCCTGGCGCGACGCCCTCCTCGGCGCGCTCGTCACCGCCGCGCTGTTCAGTCTCGCCAACCTGGCGCTGGGGGCGTACTTCTCGCGGACGGCGATAGCCTCGGCTTACGGAGCCGCGGGCTCGGTGGCCGTGCTGCTGCTGTGGGCGTACCTCGTCGGTCAGGTCGTGCTGCTGGGTGCCGAGTTCACGCACGTGTGGGCGTGCACGCACGGGTCGCTGCGCGACGCGGCCCGGAGCGCGGCCACCGGTTGCGCCGAGCGGGACTGA
- a CDS encoding M48 family metallopeptidase: MTSGGLPPHSVRVHPRARRVRIRVSAREGVVVTLPPGVPRTLADEALAARSEWVSAALARVAPAREALLDGAAALLPAEVRFRATGEAWGVRLLPSESAAVARESAGELVVRAAARADALSALRRWLRRAARARLVPLLQAAAAEHGCEVPRVTVRCQRTRWGSRSSRGTVSLNRNLVFLPREAVHSVILHELAHTRHHDHSAAFRRELAAMDPAWERSRDVLRLADEYVPAWALEP, from the coding sequence ATGACGTCCGGCGGCCTGCCGCCGCACTCCGTCCGGGTACACCCCCGCGCCCGGCGGGTCCGCATCCGCGTCTCCGCCCGCGAAGGGGTGGTCGTCACGCTGCCCCCCGGCGTTCCCCGCACACTGGCCGATGAAGCGCTGGCGGCTCGCTCCGAGTGGGTCTCCGCCGCGTTGGCGCGGGTCGCTCCTGCCCGGGAGGCGCTCCTGGACGGGGCCGCGGCGCTGCTCCCGGCCGAGGTACGGTTCCGGGCGACGGGCGAGGCATGGGGAGTGAGGCTGCTGCCCAGCGAGAGCGCGGCGGTCGCGCGCGAGTCCGCCGGTGAGCTCGTTGTGCGCGCCGCGGCCCGCGCCGATGCATTGTCCGCGCTGCGCCGGTGGCTGCGGCGCGCGGCGAGGGCGCGACTGGTGCCGCTACTCCAGGCCGCCGCCGCCGAGCACGGTTGCGAGGTGCCGCGCGTGACGGTGCGCTGTCAGCGCACCAGGTGGGGCAGCCGCTCGTCGCGCGGGACGGTCAGCCTGAATCGCAACCTGGTGTTCCTGCCCCGCGAGGCCGTGCACAGCGTGATCCTGCACGAGCTCGCCCATACGCGCCATCACGACCACTCCGCCGCCTTCCGCAGGGAGTTGGCGGCCATGGATCCCGCCTGGGAGCGGTCTCGCGACGTGTTGCGCCTAGCGGACGAGTACGTCCCGGCCTGGGCGCTCGAGCCGTAG
- a CDS encoding cell wall-binding repeat-containing protein gives MTQRAHATVLLGLLAALLAAAVVPPSALGITRDVVLARGKVWVDARVPYSQTAWADESGGRVANSSLGYRTDCSGFVSLCWNLRWPDGRPRSLATDTLRGVSERIGKNDLLPGDILLKPKTTTTSGHAALFVGWVDPLSKTQYVSYEESGSSKGAVSRIVPYPFFEGGSGYYPYRYLGIEEDYLAQVEPVRGYDRYETAVKASRSTFATGAVETVVIASGADWPDALGGAALAGAHDAPVLLVRPDAVPSAVRAEIRRLGATGAVLLGGEAAVSKAAEDALAAVRPGFTVTRVGGRDRYETAAMAAAEAVEAARGRGKTPGGTVFVASGLAFPDALAASPASAEGVRPILLARPGSVPAPTERALRAMAPAEAVLLGGDPALERSVLESVRSLAPSVRRLAGRDRYETAAAVAAWSAERGLSWKGTGLATGADFPDALSGGVALAERGSVLLLTRPDRLAGPAAAALTANAAEVERTVCFGGMSAVGSDVRRAVAVILGFKG, from the coding sequence ATGACGCAGCGCGCACACGCGACGGTCCTCCTCGGCCTCCTCGCCGCCCTCCTCGCGGCGGCCGTCGTTCCACCCTCGGCCCTTGGCATCACGCGTGACGTGGTGCTGGCCAGGGGCAAGGTCTGGGTGGACGCGAGGGTGCCCTACAGCCAGACGGCTTGGGCCGACGAGAGCGGCGGGCGCGTGGCGAACTCCTCGCTCGGGTACCGCACCGACTGCTCGGGCTTCGTGTCGTTGTGCTGGAACCTGCGGTGGCCCGACGGCCGGCCGCGCTCGCTGGCTACAGACACGCTCCGCGGGGTCTCCGAGCGCATAGGCAAGAACGACCTGCTCCCCGGCGACATCCTCCTCAAGCCCAAGACGACCACCACCTCGGGGCACGCGGCGCTCTTCGTGGGCTGGGTCGACCCGCTGTCCAAGACGCAGTACGTCTCGTACGAGGAGAGCGGCTCGAGCAAGGGGGCGGTGTCGAGGATCGTGCCCTACCCCTTCTTCGAGGGGGGCTCGGGCTACTACCCCTACCGCTACCTCGGCATCGAGGAGGACTACCTCGCCCAAGTCGAGCCCGTGCGCGGCTACGACCGCTACGAGACCGCCGTCAAGGCGTCGCGCTCCACGTTCGCGACCGGAGCGGTGGAGACCGTGGTCATCGCCTCCGGAGCCGACTGGCCCGATGCGCTGGGCGGAGCGGCGCTGGCCGGCGCTCACGACGCGCCCGTGCTGCTCGTGCGACCGGATGCCGTCCCCTCGGCGGTCCGCGCCGAGATCAGGCGGCTCGGCGCGACCGGGGCCGTCCTGCTCGGCGGCGAGGCGGCCGTGTCGAAGGCCGCCGAGGACGCCCTCGCCGCGGTGAGACCGGGCTTCACGGTGACACGCGTCGGCGGGCGGGACCGGTACGAGACGGCGGCGATGGCCGCGGCCGAGGCGGTCGAGGCCGCACGCGGGCGCGGCAAGACCCCCGGCGGCACGGTCTTCGTGGCCTCGGGTCTCGCCTTCCCCGACGCGCTGGCCGCCTCCCCGGCCTCCGCGGAAGGCGTCCGGCCGATACTGCTCGCGCGCCCCGGCTCCGTGCCGGCGCCCACCGAGCGCGCGCTTCGCGCCATGGCGCCGGCGGAGGCGGTGCTGCTCGGCGGGGACCCGGCCCTCGAGCGTTCCGTGCTCGAGTCGGTCCGGTCGCTCGCGCCGTCGGTGAGGCGGCTGGCGGGCCGCGACCGGTACGAGACGGCGGCTGCCGTGGCGGCATGGAGCGCCGAGCGCGGGCTGTCTTGGAAGGGGACGGGGCTGGCCACCGGCGCCGACTTCCCCGACGCGCTCTCCGGAGGCGTCGCGCTCGCCGAGCGCGGTTCCGTGCTGCTGTTGACGCGCCCCGACCGGCTCGCCGGCCCGGCCGCCGCCGCTCTCACGGCGAACGCCGCCGAGGTCGAGCGGACCGTGTGCTTCGGCGGCATGTCGGCGGTCGGCAGCGACGTGCGCCGGGCCGTCGCCGTGATCCTCGGTTTCAAGGGATGA